In Pogoniulus pusillus isolate bPogPus1 chromosome 41, bPogPus1.pri, whole genome shotgun sequence, a genomic segment contains:
- the MAU2 gene encoding MAU2 chromatid cohesion factor homolog produces MEARTHLQLGSVLYHHTRNGDQARGHLEKAWLISQQIPQFEDVKFEAASLLSELYCQENSVDTAKPLLRKAIQISQQTPYWHCRLLFQLAQLHTLEKDLVSACDLLGVGAEYARVVGSEYTRALFLLSKGMLLLMERKLQEVHPLLTLCGQIVENWQGNPIQKESLRVFFLVLQVTHYLDAGQVKSVKPCLKQLQQCIQTISTLHDDEILPSNPADLFHWLPKEHMCVLVYLVTVMHSMQAGYLEKAQKYTDKALMQLEKLKMLDCSPILSSFQVILLEHIIMCRLVTGHKATALQEISQVCQLCQQSPRLFSNHAAQLHTLLGLYCISVNCMDNAEAQFTTALRLTTHQELWAFIVTNLASVYIREGNRHQELYSLLERINPDHNFPVSSHCLRAAAFYIRGLFSFFQGRYNEAKRFLRETLKMSNAEDLNRLTACSLVLLGHIFYVLGNHRESNNMVVPAMQLASKIPDMSVQLWSSALLRDLNKACGNAMDAHEAAQMHQNFSQQLLQDHIEACSLPEHNLITWTDGPPPVQFQAQNGPTTSLASLL; encoded by the exons ATGGAGGCCcgcacccacctccagctcgGCTCCGTCCTCTACCACCACACCCGCAACGGCGACCAGGCCCGCGGGCACCTGGAGAAAGCG TGGTTGATATCTCAGCAG ATCCCCCAGTTCGAAGATGTCAAGTTCGAGGCAGCCAGCCTGCTGTCCGAGCTCTACTGTCAGGAG AACTCAGTGGACACAGCCAAGCCTCTGTTACGCAAAGCCATCCAGATCTCCCAGCAGACTCCCTACTGGCACTGTCGGCTGCTTTTTCAACTTGCA CAACTACACACACTTGAAAAAGATTTGGTGTCTGCCTGTGATCTCCTGGGAGTTGGAGCAGAGTACGCCCGGGTGGTAGGATCAGAGTACACCAG GGCCCTGTTTCTGCTGAGCAAGGGGATG ctgcttctgatggagaggaagctgcaggaggtgcaCCCTCTGCTCACCCTCTGTGGGCAGATCGTGGAGAACTGGCAAGGAAACCCCATCCAGAAGGAGTCTCTGAGGGTCTTCTTCCTGGTGCTGCAGGTCACACACTACCTGGACGCTGGGCAG gtgAAGAGTGTGAAGCCCTGcctgaagcagctgcagcagtgcatcCAGACCATCTCCACCCTGCACGACGATGAGATCCTGCCCAGCAACCCTGCAGACCTCTTCCACTGGCTGCCCAAAGAGCACATGTGTGTGCTGGTCTACTTG GTGACAGTGATGCATTCCATGCAGGCAGGatacctggagaaggctcagaagTACACAGACAAAGCACTCATGCAGCTGGAGAAGCTAAAAA TGCTGGACTGCAGCCCAATCCTGTCCTCCTTCCAAGTCATCCTGCTGGAGCACATCATCATGTGTCGGCTGGTCACAGGGCACAAGGCCACGGCCCTGCAGGAG ATCTCCCAggtctgccagctgtgccagcagtctCCCAGGCTCTTCTCCAACCACGCTGCCCAGCTGCACACTCTCTTA GGGCTCTACTGCATCTCTGTCAACTGCATGGACAACGCAGAAGCACAATTTACTACAGCACTGAGG CTCACCACACACCAGGAGCTGTGGGCATTTATTGTGACAAACTTGGCCAGTGTCTACATCAGGGAAGGCAACAGGCACCAGGAG CTCTACAGCTTATTGGAAAGGATAAATCCAGACCATAATTTCCCTGTGAG CTCTCACTGTCTCCGGGCAGCAGCTTTCTACATCCgaggtctcttctccttctttcaaGGAAGATACAACGAGGCAAA ACGGTTCCTGCGGGAGACGCTGAAGATGTCGAACGCAGAGGACTTGAATcgcctcacagcctgctccctggtgctgctgggccaCATATTCTATGTCTTAGGGAACCACAGG GAAAGCAATAACATGGTAGTGCCAGCCATGCAGCTTGCCAGCAAGATCCCAGACAtgtctgtgcagctctggtccTCAGCTCTGTTGAGAG ACCTGAACAAAGCCTGTGGCAATGCCATGGATGCACATGAGGCAGCACAGATGCACCAAAacttctcccagcagctcctccaggacCACATTGAAGCCTGCAGTCTTCCAGAACACAATCTCATCACG TGGACAGATGGACCACCTCCTGTACAGTTCCAGGCACAGAATGGACCCACCACCAGCCTGGCAAGTCTCCTGTGA